The DNA region GCGGCTTCGCCAACATGATGATCGACGCTCCGGCTCGGGCCAAGATTATCGATTATCCCGCAAGTTATCACAACGGCGCCGCGGGCCTCTCCTTCGCGGATGGCCACACGGAGATCAAGAAATGGCTCGATCCTCGCACCGTGGTAAAGGTTCGTTTCAGTGCCATGCCGCTCAATGTAGGTTCCGCCAACAACAAGGATATGATTTGGTTGTCCGACCGAACCACGGTCCGGGCCAACTGAACGTCTTGCCTGAATCGCGAGCGCGGTTCGGCGGCAAATCACCGTCGTCGTCAAGGACGAGCTCTGAGAGGTCGAACCTCGATTCGAAAGCGCGGATTGTTTTTTGAGCGCGCGGCGGTTTGAATTCAACGATGGCCTCCAAGTCCAAGACCGCCCCGTTCACGGTGAGGGAGTTTTATGAAACCCACCGCGAGGCGCTTGGGATGAATCTGCTGACCAGCGAGGCGGGACTGGGCCGTCCGATTCGGGAAGCGACGGTGAACCGGCCCGGATTGTTGCTTGCGGATTTCACCCAGTATTTTGCCCCTCGCCGGGTCCAGGTGATGGGCAACGCGGAAGTGTATTTTCTCAAGTCCCTGCCGGAGTCCGAACGCTGGCGGCGAGTCGAATACTTCCTCAGCCAAAAAATCCCCTGCGTCGTTTTTTCGCGCCATCTGCGTCCGGGCGCCCCTTTCTTGAAACGGGCCGAAGCGGCGGGGGTGCCGGTTTTTTCTTCTCCCCTCATCACCATGCGCTTCATCAACAAGGCGACCTTCGCCCTGGAGCAGAAATTCGCGCCGCGGGAAACGTTCATGGGCAGCATGGTGGATATCCTCGGCACCGGAGTGATCGTCCGCGGGGAATCCGGCATCGGCAAAAGCGAGTGCGTGCTGGCCTTGATCGAGCGCGGATATTCCCTGGTGGCGGACGACATCACCCTGGTGAGCTTGCTGGACGAGCGCGAAGTGATAGGCACCAGCAAACCGTTGACGAAAGATCACATGGAGGTGCGCGGCATCGGGATTATCAACGTGGCGCGCATGTTCGGTGTCCGCAGCATTCGTGCCGACAAGCGCGTGGATTTGGTGGTGACGTTGAAGGCTTGGGACGACGTTCCGGACGTGGACCGGCTTGGCATCGAGCAGGAGTTTCTGAAGATTCTGGGCATCGACATTCCCCACATCACGATCCCCGTTCGTCCCGGCCGGGACTTGGCGCGGCTGGTGGAAGTTGCGGCGCTGCAAGCCAAGCTCAAAGCCAGCGGCTACAACCCCGCCCAGGAGCTCAACGAGCGCCTGCTCGCCCAGATGGCGCCGCCGGTGGTTTCCCAGGAAGGCAAGTAGCCGTCGCTGACTCAAGTCAAAGCCTCAGTCCTTGAGCTCGCCGGTCTTGAGATCGATGCGAATGCCCCACAAGTTCAGATACGAACGGATCACGCAAGCGGGCAAACCGTTTTGCGCGTGAAGTTTTGCAAGGGGGGCATAAAGCGTCCACGCCATCGACGACATCTGGAACGGCCCGCCTGACCATTTCATCACCGGGCCAAACGAAAGCACGTACCCCGCAAACAGGGTGCCCGCGACCACAAAGCATTTCCAGCCCAGACCCGGCCTCTGGAAAGGACCTCGCTGGACGTTAGGCGGGTTGAAGGTTGTTGATTCCGGAGAGGCGCTTATCTCGAATGGATCGGCAGAAATGGAGGCCTGTAAAAGCCCAAGTGAAAAATACTCCGCAGTGCGGAAAAACATGGAGCCCAGCAGATCCATCTGAGATGACACCCTGCAAATGCTTCACTCATCGATGGCGCGCGGTCTCGGACCTGGCAGCCGCCGAAAAGTGGCAGAAGACTGCCGCACTCCAGCACGCTTCGCGACCGAGAGGCCGCCGGAGCGTCCGGCAGGTCTTGGACTGCGCCAGTCCTCTGGCGCTTTGGCGTCGCGTGTCGTGACGGGAATCGGGTTGACCATAACCCGGTCGAACGTGGGAGGAGCGTTCAACCTTGCCGCAACAATATTTCGTCTCTCTCAGGGTCTTGGTCAGCAAGCCTCGATAAAGAAATTGAGTTTTCGGATTCGCACGGGTCATGGTGGGATGTTGATTCCACTTATGAATGGGTCCCACTTCGCCTCCCTTTGGTCCTCAAGCCCTTTCCGCATCCTTTCCGCCGCCGTGTGTCTGGGCGTGCTGCTCGCGGTGGTCGGGCCGCTGCAGGCCGACGATCCCTTCGCCGAAGGCGTGCGGACGACGGATCCGCTGACACCCGAGGAGCAGCAGAAGCGGTTCAAATTGCCGCCCGGTTTCGAGATTCAGCTGGTCGCGGCGGAACCCCAGATTCGCAAGCCCATGAACCTCGCCTTCGACGGGAAAGGCCGATTGTGGGTTTCCGAATCGAGGGAGTATCCGTTCGCCGCCCCGCTCGACAAGCCGGCCCGGGACAGCATCCGCGTGTTCTCCGATTTCGACGACAATGGACGCGCTCGAAAAATGACCGTGTTCGCAGACGGCCTCAACATTCCCATCG from Verrucomicrobiota bacterium includes:
- the hprK gene encoding HPr(Ser) kinase/phosphatase; the protein is MASKSKTAPFTVREFYETHREALGMNLLTSEAGLGRPIREATVNRPGLLLADFTQYFAPRRVQVMGNAEVYFLKSLPESERWRRVEYFLSQKIPCVVFSRHLRPGAPFLKRAEAAGVPVFSSPLITMRFINKATFALEQKFAPRETFMGSMVDILGTGVIVRGESGIGKSECVLALIERGYSLVADDITLVSLLDEREVIGTSKPLTKDHMEVRGIGIINVARMFGVRSIRADKRVDLVVTLKAWDDVPDVDRLGIEQEFLKILGIDIPHITIPVRPGRDLARLVEVAALQAKLKASGYNPAQELNERLLAQMAPPVVSQEGK